The proteins below are encoded in one region of Nitrospira sp. SG-bin1:
- a CDS encoding HAD family hydrolase, producing MEKTKKPNQTKQTTAWHIRPIEALAGELRTDLDAGLKADEVVGRQAQEGSNELPEAPPPSLLKLFLSQFSSLIVWVLIGAAVVSGLLEDWIDAAAILAIVFLNGALGFVQEFRAERSLAALRKMSVAMARVIREGTPQSIPARDLVTGDVIVLEAGDRIPADARLFYATNFQAQEASLTGESTPVQKQAERLDRTEVPLADRHNMVFMGTVAVSGKARAVVVATALGTELGRIAAMIQKAAEAERAETPLQRRLEQFGYTLLWLALGVVAVVFVLGYLRGEPLVEMFLISVSLAVAAVPEGLPAVVTITLALGVTRMAKRHALIRKLPAVETLGSATVICTDKTGTLTKNEMTVTCVIVDDSRFEVTGEGYEPVGEIREASGARCEALKPGLRQLLTAAVLCNGATLHQENGTWRIIGDPTEGALLVAAAKAGLAKDELERRAPLEREVPFDAERKMMTIVRRTEQGRVAYSKGAPDVLLERCAARITLDGRTEALDDEHRRMISEANASLAHQALRVLGVAHKPLGRPASSDEEVEDGLIFLGLLAMKDPLRPEAAEAVRLCRQAGIRTAMITGDHKETAVAIARELGLHRDGETALSGSELDGFTDEQLRQRVERVSVYARVSAEHKLRVVQAWKHHGAIVAMTGDGVNDAPAIKAADIGVAMGLAGTDVTKEASDMVVTDDNFASIAAAVEEGRGIFDNIRKTVHFLLSCNVSEVLVMLFATLFGLPLPLLPIHILWMNLVTDGFPAIALAVDPKAPDLMRRPPRQTQARLLDGGRLWTIAAEGLMLAVIALIAFSYSLFVWQQPIDQARTVTFTVMVAAQLVHAFNCRSDRWSLFQVGVTTNHALIWAVATSLLLQVGILTIPVMEPIFKVAPLPIEDWELMAAMALSPLAVVEGVKWLRRRG from the coding sequence ATGGAGAAGACAAAGAAACCCAATCAGACGAAGCAAACAACGGCCTGGCATATCCGTCCGATAGAAGCCCTGGCTGGTGAACTTCGGACGGACCTCGACGCGGGCCTGAAAGCCGATGAAGTGGTCGGCCGACAAGCACAAGAAGGATCCAATGAACTACCCGAAGCTCCGCCACCGTCCCTGCTCAAACTGTTTCTCTCGCAATTCTCCAGTCTGATCGTGTGGGTGCTGATCGGGGCGGCGGTGGTGTCCGGTCTGTTGGAAGACTGGATCGATGCGGCGGCGATTCTGGCGATCGTATTTCTCAATGGTGCGCTCGGGTTCGTGCAGGAGTTCCGAGCCGAGCGATCGTTGGCGGCACTGCGCAAGATGTCGGTCGCGATGGCCCGCGTCATTCGCGAGGGCACGCCGCAGTCCATTCCGGCGCGAGATCTGGTCACCGGAGACGTGATCGTCCTCGAAGCGGGCGATCGCATTCCCGCGGACGCACGCTTGTTCTACGCCACGAATTTTCAGGCTCAAGAAGCCTCACTCACCGGCGAATCGACACCCGTCCAGAAACAGGCGGAGCGGCTGGACAGGACCGAGGTTCCTCTCGCCGATCGGCACAACATGGTCTTCATGGGCACCGTGGCCGTCTCCGGTAAGGCCCGTGCGGTGGTGGTGGCGACGGCGCTCGGCACGGAACTGGGCCGGATCGCCGCCATGATCCAGAAGGCGGCCGAGGCGGAACGGGCCGAAACGCCGCTGCAGCGACGGCTGGAACAGTTCGGCTATACGCTGCTGTGGTTGGCGCTCGGTGTCGTCGCGGTCGTGTTCGTGCTCGGGTATCTCCGCGGGGAACCGCTGGTCGAGATGTTCCTCATCTCGGTGAGCCTCGCGGTGGCCGCCGTGCCGGAAGGGCTGCCTGCCGTCGTTACGATCACGCTGGCGTTGGGCGTGACCAGGATGGCGAAGCGGCATGCATTGATCCGTAAACTTCCGGCGGTCGAGACGCTCGGGTCGGCCACCGTGATCTGCACCGACAAGACCGGCACGTTGACGAAGAATGAGATGACGGTCACATGCGTGATCGTGGACGACTCCCGCTTCGAAGTGACCGGCGAGGGCTATGAGCCGGTCGGCGAAATTCGCGAGGCGTCAGGCGCGAGGTGTGAGGCACTCAAGCCCGGCTTGCGTCAGCTCTTGACGGCAGCCGTACTCTGCAACGGCGCGACATTGCACCAGGAGAACGGCACGTGGCGGATCATCGGGGATCCCACGGAAGGGGCGCTGCTCGTGGCGGCGGCGAAGGCCGGTTTGGCCAAGGATGAATTGGAACGTCGGGCGCCGCTGGAGAGAGAAGTTCCGTTCGATGCCGAGCGGAAGATGATGACGATCGTTCGCCGAACGGAACAAGGCCGCGTGGCGTACAGCAAAGGAGCGCCCGATGTGCTCCTGGAACGTTGCGCGGCGCGCATCACGCTGGATGGCCGGACCGAAGCTTTGGATGACGAGCATCGGCGGATGATCAGCGAAGCCAATGCCTCATTGGCCCACCAGGCCCTCCGCGTGCTGGGCGTCGCGCATAAGCCTCTTGGCCGACCGGCGAGTTCCGACGAAGAAGTGGAGGACGGGTTGATCTTTCTCGGCCTCCTCGCGATGAAGGATCCCTTGCGGCCCGAAGCGGCGGAAGCCGTGCGTCTGTGCCGGCAAGCCGGCATCAGGACGGCCATGATTACCGGTGATCACAAGGAGACGGCGGTCGCGATCGCGCGCGAGTTGGGCTTGCACCGCGATGGCGAAACGGCCTTGTCCGGGTCCGAGCTCGACGGGTTCACCGACGAGCAATTGAGGCAACGGGTCGAGCGCGTGAGCGTGTATGCCCGTGTGTCGGCCGAGCACAAGCTCCGCGTCGTCCAGGCCTGGAAGCACCATGGGGCCATTGTCGCCATGACCGGGGACGGGGTCAACGATGCCCCCGCGATCAAGGCGGCGGACATCGGCGTGGCGATGGGCCTCGCCGGCACCGACGTGACCAAGGAAGCCTCGGACATGGTGGTGACGGACGACAACTTCGCCTCGATCGCCGCCGCGGTCGAGGAAGGCCGGGGCATCTTCGACAACATCAGAAAGACGGTGCATTTTCTCCTGTCCTGCAACGTCAGCGAGGTGCTCGTCATGCTGTTCGCCACCCTCTTCGGCTTGCCGCTTCCGCTCCTGCCGATCCACATTCTGTGGATGAATCTGGTGACGGACGGTTTTCCCGCCATCGCCCTGGCGGTCGATCCGAAAGCGCCGGATCTGATGCGGCGGCCGCCGCGGCAGACACAGGCGCGTTTACTGGATGGGGGGCGGCTGTGGACGATCGCCGCGGAAGGGCTGATGTTGGCGGTCATCGCCCTGATCGCGTTTTCCTACAGTCTGTTTGTCTGGCAACAGCCGATCGACCAGGCCCGGACGGTGACCTTTACCGTGATGGTCGCCGCTCAGCTGGTGCACGCGTTCAATTGCCGGAGCGATCGCTGGTCGTTGTTCCAAGTGGGCGTGACGACCAACCATGCCCTCATTTGGGCGGTGGCGACGTCGCTTCTCCTGCAAGTCGGCATTCTCACCATCCCGGTCATGGAACCGATCTTCAAGGTCGCGCCGTTACCGATTGAAGATTGGGAATTGATGGCGGCGATGGCGCTTTCCCCGTTGGCCGTCGTCGAAGGAGTCAAGTGGCTGAGACGGCGGGGGTGA
- a CDS encoding cation transporter, with product MVEWIIEYSARNRFIVFLLVFSLSAVGLWAMWRTPIDALPDISDTQVIVYTTWQGRSPDLVEDQITYPIVTALLSAPNVTVVRGFSDFGYSYVYILFKDGTDIYWARSRVLERLNQLSGRMPEGVTPQLGPDATGVGWVFQYALVDESGQQDLASLRSFQDWYLQYWLRAVEGVAEVASIGGFVRQYQVNLDPTKVLAYGLSLPAIVETIRESNNDVGGRVVEFSGIEYVVRGRGYLKKVEDIEKIAVGVNENGTPILLRDVATVRLGPDMRRGLVELNGQGEVAGGIVIMRFGENALTVIERIKAKLKEIEPSMPKGVKVVPVYDRSDLIHDSIATANESLLEELLVTGVLIIAFLLHVRSAIVPILTLPIAVLLAFIPMYLMEIGINIMSLGGIIVAIGDMVDAAIVMVDNAHKRLEEWERDGRVGERLQVLIDSAKEVGPPIFASVLVIAISFIPVFVLEAQEGRMFKPLAWTNNLAIAMCAVLAITLVPACLPTFICGKIFPEQKHPVSRSLQRLYAPALRLALRYRKAVVVGALALMASVVPLYQKMGSEFMPPLYEGTILYMPTTLPGLSITEAGRMLQIMDQKLRSFPEVDHVFGKAGRAETSTDPAPFSMMEVVVELKPKDRWRPGLSYEGLVDEMDRAMQFPGVTNAWTMPIKARIDMLTTGVRTPVGIKIFGPDLKQIEQLGVHLETVLKEVPGTRSAYAERVSGGYFLDFDINREEIARYGLKLMDVGRIIESAIGGENIATTIEGRERYPINVRYLRELRDDPQKLQRVIVDTPTGAQVPLAQLATLRFVNGPPMIRDENGMLAGYVFLDMTGRDVGSYVDDLKKAVAEKVQLPAGYTIVWSGQYEFMQRVKERLKLVVPLTLVIIFVTFYFSFESVAKTFMVMVGVPLSLVGAVWYLSILDYNMSIAVWVGLITVVGTAAETSAVMLAYLDEACARRKAAGGLTTLQDLIDTVQLGAVERIRPMAMIGFVDVIGLIPVMWATGTGADVMKRIAAPQVGGVFSAMILTLFVIPPVYAMWRWRKERSEMHARA from the coding sequence ATGGTTGAATGGATCATCGAATACAGTGCAAGAAACCGTTTCATTGTCTTCTTGTTGGTCTTCTCGTTGTCCGCCGTGGGTCTCTGGGCCATGTGGCGGACGCCGATCGACGCACTACCCGATATTTCCGACACACAAGTCATCGTCTATACGACCTGGCAGGGCCGTTCGCCCGATCTCGTCGAAGACCAGATTACCTATCCCATCGTCACAGCGCTCTTGTCGGCCCCCAACGTCACGGTCGTCCGTGGTTTCTCGGACTTCGGCTATTCCTACGTCTACATCCTGTTCAAAGACGGGACGGACATCTACTGGGCCCGCTCCCGAGTGCTGGAGCGTTTGAATCAACTATCCGGCCGCATGCCGGAAGGAGTCACGCCGCAGCTTGGCCCGGACGCGACCGGGGTCGGCTGGGTTTTTCAATACGCTTTGGTCGACGAGTCGGGACAGCAAGATCTCGCCTCGCTGCGCAGCTTTCAAGATTGGTATCTCCAGTATTGGCTGCGGGCCGTCGAAGGCGTCGCCGAAGTCGCCAGCATCGGTGGCTTTGTGCGGCAGTATCAAGTGAATCTCGATCCGACCAAAGTGTTGGCCTATGGGTTGTCGCTGCCCGCCATCGTCGAAACCATCCGTGAAAGCAACAACGATGTCGGCGGCCGGGTGGTGGAATTTTCCGGGATCGAATACGTCGTTCGAGGGCGTGGCTACTTAAAGAAGGTGGAAGACATCGAGAAAATCGCCGTCGGCGTCAACGAGAACGGCACACCGATTCTCTTACGCGACGTCGCGACCGTCCGGCTGGGGCCTGATATGCGGCGGGGCCTCGTGGAATTGAACGGCCAGGGTGAAGTCGCGGGCGGCATCGTGATCATGCGGTTCGGCGAGAACGCCCTGACCGTCATCGAACGAATCAAAGCGAAGCTCAAAGAGATCGAGCCTTCCATGCCGAAGGGCGTCAAGGTCGTCCCGGTCTATGACCGGAGCGACTTGATCCACGACTCGATCGCCACGGCCAATGAAAGTCTCCTGGAAGAATTGCTCGTGACCGGGGTGTTGATTATTGCGTTCTTACTCCATGTCCGTTCCGCCATCGTCCCGATCTTAACCCTGCCGATCGCGGTGCTGCTGGCCTTCATTCCCATGTACCTCATGGAAATCGGCATCAACATCATGTCGCTCGGCGGCATCATCGTCGCCATCGGCGACATGGTGGACGCGGCCATCGTCATGGTCGATAACGCCCATAAGCGTCTGGAGGAGTGGGAGCGGGATGGGAGAGTCGGCGAGCGGCTTCAGGTCCTCATCGATTCGGCCAAGGAGGTTGGACCCCCCATCTTTGCCTCGGTCCTCGTGATCGCGATTTCATTCATCCCGGTCTTTGTGCTCGAAGCGCAAGAAGGCCGGATGTTCAAACCGCTTGCTTGGACCAACAACCTGGCCATCGCCATGTGCGCCGTGTTGGCCATCACCTTGGTCCCGGCCTGTCTTCCGACGTTCATTTGCGGCAAAATCTTTCCGGAACAAAAACATCCCGTCAGTCGTTCCCTTCAACGGCTCTATGCACCTGCCCTGCGCCTGGCTCTTCGCTACAGAAAGGCGGTCGTGGTCGGAGCCTTGGCGCTGATGGCCAGCGTCGTTCCGCTCTATCAAAAGATGGGCTCGGAATTCATGCCCCCGTTGTACGAAGGGACGATCCTCTACATGCCGACGACCTTGCCTGGTCTCTCCATCACGGAAGCCGGACGCATGTTGCAGATCATGGACCAGAAACTCCGTTCCTTTCCCGAAGTGGACCATGTGTTCGGCAAAGCCGGACGGGCGGAAACTTCCACCGATCCCGCGCCCTTCAGCATGATGGAAGTCGTCGTCGAACTGAAACCGAAAGACCGATGGCGGCCGGGGCTCAGTTATGAAGGCCTGGTGGATGAAATGGACCGGGCCATGCAATTCCCCGGCGTGACGAACGCCTGGACCATGCCGATCAAGGCCAGGATCGATATGCTCACCACCGGCGTCCGCACCCCGGTGGGCATCAAGATCTTCGGACCGGACCTGAAGCAAATCGAACAACTCGGCGTGCATTTGGAGACGGTGCTCAAGGAAGTACCGGGCACCCGCAGCGCCTATGCGGAACGGGTATCCGGCGGGTATTTCCTCGATTTCGACATCAATCGCGAGGAGATCGCCCGCTACGGGCTCAAACTCATGGACGTCGGCAGGATCATCGAATCGGCCATCGGCGGAGAGAACATCGCGACGACGATCGAAGGGCGGGAGCGCTACCCGATCAATGTGCGCTATCTGAGGGAATTGCGGGACGATCCACAGAAGCTGCAGCGAGTCATCGTGGACACGCCGACCGGCGCCCAAGTACCGCTGGCCCAACTCGCGACGCTGCGATTCGTCAACGGTCCTCCCATGATCCGTGATGAAAACGGCATGCTCGCAGGCTACGTCTTCCTCGATATGACGGGCCGTGATGTCGGGAGCTATGTGGATGATCTTAAGAAGGCCGTGGCGGAAAAGGTCCAGCTGCCGGCCGGCTATACCATCGTGTGGTCCGGTCAGTACGAATTCATGCAGCGGGTGAAGGAGCGGCTGAAGTTGGTCGTTCCGCTGACGCTCGTCATCATCTTCGTCACGTTCTACTTCTCGTTCGAGTCGGTGGCGAAGACCTTCATGGTGATGGTCGGAGTGCCGCTTTCATTGGTCGGAGCCGTCTGGTACCTCTCGATCCTCGACTACAACATGAGTATTGCCGTGTGGGTGGGACTGATCACGGTCGTGGGAACGGCGGCGGAAACCAGCGCGGTCATGCTGGCCTATTTGGATGAAGCTTGCGCGCGACGCAAGGCAGCAGGCGGACTTACCACCTTGCAAGACCTGATCGACACCGTTCAGCTTGGCGCGGTCGAACGTATCAGGCCCATGGCGATGATCGGCTTTGTCGATGTCATCGGGTTGATTCCGGTCATGTGGGCCACGGGAACCGGCGCGGATGTGATGAAGCGCATCGCCGCGCCGCAAGTCGGCGGCGTGTTCTCGGCCATGATCCTGACCCTATTCGTCATTCCCCCCGTTTACGCAATGTGGCGGTGGAGGAAAGAGCGATCTGAAATGCACGCCCGTGCGTAG
- a CDS encoding efflux transporter periplasmic adaptor subunit — protein sequence MTIPPERLQTIGVKYGQVTRRPLETAIRTVGRVAVDERRLAKVTIKFHGWIEALFVSALGDHVKKGQRLFTIYSPDLVATQEEYLLALQGRKQLGESEFPDVARSSQELLEATRHRLHLWDISEEHIRDLERTRQVRKTLPIHSPIAGTVIRKEVVQGAHVEPGQELYTIVDLSRVWILADIYEYELSFVKAGQKAAVTLSYDPSTVLTGQVSFIYPTLDPKTRTAKVRFELDNADEKLKPDMYANVELRVNLGTRLSIPQEAIIESGQKQVVFLHLGGGKLEPRLIKTGVKAGEWSEVLTGLNEGEHIVTSANFLIDSESRLKSVIENMGGMPGMKMNE from the coding sequence GTGACCATCCCGCCGGAACGGCTGCAAACGATCGGGGTCAAGTACGGGCAAGTGACCCGCCGTCCATTAGAGACGGCCATCCGAACCGTGGGGCGCGTGGCCGTGGATGAGCGCCGGCTCGCCAAGGTCACCATCAAATTTCACGGGTGGATCGAAGCGTTGTTCGTCAGCGCGCTCGGGGATCATGTCAAGAAAGGGCAGCGGCTGTTTACGATCTACAGCCCCGATCTGGTCGCAACCCAGGAGGAATACCTGTTGGCGCTCCAGGGCCGTAAACAGCTCGGCGAGAGCGAATTCCCGGATGTGGCCCGTAGCTCCCAGGAGCTGCTCGAAGCCACGCGGCATCGCTTGCATCTCTGGGATATTTCCGAGGAGCACATCCGCGACTTGGAGCGGACCAGGCAGGTGAGGAAGACCTTGCCGATTCATTCACCGATTGCCGGAACCGTGATTCGCAAGGAAGTCGTGCAAGGGGCCCATGTGGAGCCGGGTCAAGAGCTGTACACCATCGTGGACCTGTCTCGCGTCTGGATCTTGGCGGACATCTATGAATACGAACTCTCGTTTGTGAAGGCCGGACAAAAAGCGGCCGTCACCCTCTCCTATGATCCAAGCACCGTGCTGACCGGACAGGTGAGCTTCATTTATCCGACGTTGGACCCGAAGACCCGCACGGCCAAGGTGCGGTTTGAGCTCGACAATGCCGACGAGAAACTGAAACCGGACATGTATGCCAACGTGGAGTTGCGGGTGAATTTGGGCACTCGTCTGTCCATCCCACAAGAAGCCATCATCGAGTCGGGCCAAAAGCAAGTCGTCTTTCTCCATCTGGGCGGCGGGAAGCTCGAGCCTCGCCTGATCAAAACCGGAGTCAAGGCCGGCGAGTGGTCTGAAGTGCTGACGGGGCTGAATGAAGGGGAGCACATCGTCACCTCGGCCAACTTCCTGATCGACAGCGAAAGCCGGCTGAAATCCGTCATCGAGAACATGGGCGGGATGCCCGGCATGAAGATGAACGAGTGA